The DNA sequence GGGCAGGACAGCATCACATCCCATTGGAATGCTCCCAGAAGGGTCTGTCCCCATCTGCCTCCACCCCAAAGGGGACAGGACAGTGTCACATCCCATGGGAATGCTCCCAGAAGGGTCTGTCCCCATCTGCCTCCGCCCCAAAGGGGACAGGACAGCACCACATCCCATGGGAATGCTCCGAGCACATCCAAGGGAGCAGCACGGctgaagcagctcctgcctccccacTCCATCCATCCCGGGAGAGGTGAGGAGAGAAGGGATAAGTCATAGGCCAGTCCTGTGGGAAAGGGGGATTCAGCCTCCCCTCAGCCTTAAACCCAAGTCTGTGGAACAGCTTCCAAAGCGATGTCTCTTCCATAGTGTGACGTCAGTGCCTGCACAGGTACCGTCCTTTGcttgcagcaggaaaaggaaaggaaaaaaaacaaaccaaagaaaaacccctttcccccccaaaaaaaaagaattggaaAAACTGGATGAGGGCTGCAGCTTGGGCTGGTCCTACCCAATCTGGATCTGGCCAGAGTACATGGTGAGCAGCACCATGATGGTGAAGCCCGTGAGCAGCCCCGCGTTCTGGATGGCAAAGGTGATCAGGGCACTGCCATTCTGCTCGTCCTCCCGGCTCACCTCGTTCATCTcggggaactgggaggggaaaaCAGCGATGGCAAAGGCTCAGCAACAGGAATGGCTCCATCCTTCCCCAGAAAAACATCCACCACCTGCCCCATCCCATGGATTTCACCCAGacaggcaaagcaaagcagagacagaaaagccAAGGGGGCGGAGAAAACTCCCTGCCAACCCTCCAGGCTGAGCTTTCCCTTGGGAAAAACAAACCCTGGGTAGATCCCAACCACACAGCCAGGCTCAGGATTTACCATGTCAGCCAGAGCTATGTAGAGGAACATCCCTCCAGCCAGAGCAAAGATCCAGTTGGCAGAGAAGTGGCTGCCGGCCACGATGCCGAAGGCCAGGCCAACGTAGCAGCAACAGGCGGAGATGAAGTTGAAGAAAAGGGCCTGGCGGATGGTCATGCCGGCGTTCAGCAGGATGACAAAGTCCCCTGTGGGAGAAAAGCAcgggaggatgaggagggaagggctgctggcagcattgggacagcactgagggctggCTTGACCTCAGGGTGGTGGGatgtcctgagttggaagggatgcaGAGTCCAGTTCCTGACACAGGACACCCCTGAAAATCACATCATAGCTCAGGTGTGGGTTCCCCCATCACCCCTAAATTTGGACCTTCACACCCAAACCCACCTCCCCCTGCACTGACCACTCCACTGCCCCTAAATTTGGATattcccacccaaacccacctccctctgcactgacCACTCCACTGCCCCTAAATTTGGATattcccacccaaacccacctccctctgcactgacCACTCCACTGCCCCTAAATTTGGATGTTCACACTCCAAACcacctccctctgcactgacCACTCCACTGCCCCTAAATTTGGATattcccacccaaacccacctccctctgcactgacCACTCCACTGCCCCTCAATTTGGATattcccacccaaacccacctccctctgcactgacCACTCCACTGCCCCTAAATTTGGATattcccacccaaacccacctccctctgcactgacCACTCCACTGCCCCTAAATTTGGATAGtcccacccaaacccacctccctctgcactgacCACTCCACTGCCCCTAAATTTGGATATTCACACCCAAACCcacctccctctgcactgacCACTCCACTGCCCCTAAATTTGGATATTCACACCCCAAACCACCTCTCCTCACCACTGATGGCACCACTGCCCCTAAATTTGGACATTCACACCCAAACCCACCTCCCCCTGCACTGACCACTCCACTGCCCCTCAATTTGGATattcccacccaaacccacctccctctgcactgacCACTCCACTGCCCCTAAATTTGGACATTCACACCCAAACCACCTCTCCTCACCACTGATGGCACCACTGCCCCTAAATTTGgaccttcccacccaaacccgCCTCCCCACTCCCAAACCAACGAGGTTTCAAGgattggtggggtttttttttgccttcagaTGTCTCCATCTAATTTTAAATCTCAGACATCATATTACCTCGTTATTTTTAGAGCGGCGATTACTCAGTGCCGGTTACAGCCTCGCCTTCCCTCACTGTTCATTCGCCTTTCCCTCCAGGGAAAAAGGACCAGCTCCAGGGAGAGGAGGACAGGGAGATCCCAGGACTCACATACCCAGCTCGTGGGGGAATTCCTCGCAGAGGATGGCCACGGAGGTGCTGATCCCTTGGAAGACGGAGACGGTGAAGGAGGCGCCGATGGCCAAGCCGTCGATGAAGTTGTGGAGGCCGTCGCTGAGTGTGATCATCCAGGCCAGCGTCCCAATGTCGGAATATCTCACCTCCTTCAGCCAGTAGCACGCGCTCTGGGAGGCCTGCAGGTCCTGCCACAGCACCCAAACGCTCTCATGGGATTGCTGatccctcctccatcccagaAAACCACCCTCTTGCTCACTGAATCCACCCAGAGCTGTTCGCTTCCCACCACCCACAGATTTGGTGAGGATTTGGGCTCCCAAACTCCTTCTCCTTGACAGGTGGGGTTTTCCCAGGTGCCCATCCCGTGGGATAAGGCACTCACCTGGACAGACAGGGAGCCCACCACAGCCTTCTCATCCCCAGAGGGGGGCTTGCACTCCAGCTCGCTGGTTATGTGAGGGATCATGTGGTCCAGGTCCCCgttctgcagcttctctgtgaCTCCCTCCTCGTGGTCCTTCTTGGATGGCAGAGCCTCAGGGCCGTAGTGGCTGTGCCCATGGTGATGCTGTGGAATCAGGGGGGTCAGGGGCTTCCAGCCACTCCAATATTCCTGCTCTTTCCCACCCCACCATCCCCTTGCTCAGCCTTACTTGGTCCTTCTGCTTCAGGAGCATCTTCAGGACCTTCTCTGTGAAGAAGAAGAGGTAGAAGCCCCCAAACACCACGGCGGATTTGGAAACATAATAATCTTCCTGAGGGTTGAATCCAAAtgcctgcaggcaggaggggacacGAGAAGGGATGAGGAACAGTCCCTGGCAGTGTCCTTCATCCACCTTTGGCCCCAGTGGGGGCTCACACAGCTTTCTGACCTCTCTAAGAAGCAGCTGCTTTGGGGACAAGCTCCAAAAATGCCTTTGTGCACCTTTCATCTCCCTCATTCCCTCATcccagctggctctgccccaaagCATTGGATCCAGCAcctgcactggggcagggaTGCCAAAACCAGGCTCCACTCTGCACAGAGGAcctgccagcagggccaggaaaGGGCAATAAATCAGTGATTCTCTGCTTGAAGCAGAATGGGGGTCTGTCTGGAGCGATTCCCTTCCAAATTCCAGCTTCATACCTCGCTCTCAGCTTCCCTCCAGCACTGGATCCAGCAcctgcactggggcagggaTGCCACAACCAGGCTCCACTCTGCACCAGAGCCAGGAAAGGGCAATAAATCAGTGATTTTCTGCTTGAAGCAGAATGGGGGTCTGCCTGAAGCGATTCCCTTCCAAATTCCAGCCTCATACCTTGCTCTCAGCTTCCCTCCAGCACTGGATCCAGCAcctgcactggggcagggaTGCCACAACCAGGCTCCACTCTGCATGGAGGACCTGCCTTCAGGGCCAGGAAAAGCCAGAAAGGGCAAAAACCAGCAATTCTCTGCCTAGAACAGACTGAGAGTCTGCCTGGAGCCAACTCCCTTCCAAACTCCATCTCCAAGGGGCTTCCAGCCTCCATACCTCACTCTTGGGCTCCCCTCCGACGTCgccttccccttctccagccagagagagaaacagcccccgagaaagagagagagaaaagcccAGACCCGCCGGTCCTCTCCCTACCTCAGGAATGAGCTGGAAGAGGGCGTTGGAGTAGAGAGTTCCAATCGCCAGAGCTATGAAGTAGAGGAGCAGCCGCTTGTAAAAGGTCTTCTTCATGAAGGGCACCACGCTGGCTCCCACCAGCGAGCACAGGGAGATGACGGACACGCAGAGGAAACCGTAACCCCAGACTGAGGGGCGTGAGCCAAACCCACCCGGGGCAACGGGAAAGGCGAGGGAAGGAGATCAGcgtggggatggggagggaaggaatcCACACCGAGAGgacagagagaggagggagggagggagggaggggggagagaagAGGACATTCATTAGTGATTGTTGTTCATCTCGGCTTGGCTCGAACCCGGCGCTGGGCGGCTTTGGGAACGGCTCTTTGGGAAGGGTTGGATTCTTGGAGTGAGCAGCTCTCACAGCTGGGTTTTGGCAGCCAGGCTGTGTCTgagccagctcccagctctgctccatgaGCCATTCCCAAGCCACAGAGCACCAAGGTCCCCTGAGCACCTCGTATGCTCCATCCTCATCCCAAGCCACACTGGGATGCTCCGAGTGCTGGCGAGGCTGGAGTATACGCACGGCATTCCAATTCCTGGAAAATCAGGAATTAGAGGCGCTTGGGTTTTATGTCCAGCAAATAAAACTTGCAGTTCTGGAGTTGAAAAGGAGCCTTGGAAAAACATCCCACTGCCAAGATGGACAAGGTGATTGTTGCCCAGGAGCAGAACAGGCAATGCCAGGGGGAAAAACCCAGTGGAATTTTAAGGCTGGATGTGCAAGAGCTCAGATCCAGCTCATCCTTTACCCAGGAGCCACTTGTGCTCTGAGGAGCCACCTGGACAGTGTTCCAAAGGTGTCCAAATCCAGGTGGATTTACTCAGCTCCAGAACTGCGCAATTACAACACAATTAATTTGCGATATTTCGGTCAGTCCCTTTAGAGCACCAGGAAACCTCATGGAAGCCTGAACCCTTGTGGGAACATCGGGCTGGGAAAccagggagatggggaaaaaatgaaggaTTTGTAAAACTTGGCTGATTCCAGAGGAAGCCGGTGCTTCTCCAGGCTGTTCTCCGTGCTTTTATATGGATATTTCCTCCATTTTAGAGTATTCTTTCTTCTGTTCATGCCTCAAGCGTGGCTGAGCACATCCCTCCTCCGAGGGATAAActcctgggcacacagagcaggagcaaAGAGCTTCTCCCAGCACATTCCCAcagcctccctgcctgctccagaGGGTTTCCTGGTGCTCGGAGGGGCAAGAAAAGCCCTGCGGAGGAGCCCTTGAGACAAGCCCTGAGCCTTGGGTGGCGGAGGTGGATTCGGCAGGGTttggaggcagggagggatgcCCGGATTGCTGCCCTCGGAGAcgtgagagagagagagggcagGGACGTTCTACCGCACCTCTGGGATGAGCTGGAGGAGCGCGTTAGAGAGCAGGGTGCCGATGGAGAGCGCGATGAAAAACGTGAGGACGCGGCGGAAAAAGGCCTTGGCGGAGCACGGCACGATGAGGACTCCGAGCAGGGAGGCCACGTTAATCATGGACACACTGAGAAAACCAAAGCCCCACACTGCGGAGAACGAGAAGAAACGAGGGCCAGACATTACCGAGGCTCTCGCAGAGCCCGGATCCGGGAGGGTGGTGGGAAAGGCTGGCTCTGGATCTGCTCCCCGGCACTGGAGAGGCTCTGTCTGGGCTCCAGAGGCTTTGGCTGCGACAAAACCGTTGGTTTTGGTGCAAGGAAGGTAGGAATGGAGCCACTGGGGTACTTGGGAAAGGCTTTCCCAAgccagccccagctcagggcagctgATCCAAGACCTTGGGCATCATCAGGAGCAAGATAAGTGGGAGTTGGTTGAGCATCCACTGCAGGCTGGAGGCCAGTGGGTCCCTCCAAGTGCCAGGTCACCCCCTCCCACCCACAGGGACTCATGGCAAGGTCCCCTCCTCATCCAGCTATCCCGGAGGCACGGAGCTTATCCCAGCAAAACCACAACACGGCACAATCCACGGCAAGGAAAACCCGTGGGTTTCTCtgccagctgcaggcagagaatTCCCAGGAATGGAAACCACCTGTCCTGGAGGTCCTGGGGTGCTTCATATGCTCCTGAGCTCCTTGCCCAGGCCTGGGCAGTGCCTAtgcccctgccagctccctgctTACCTTCAGCTGAGCTGGGTCTGCCCTCCTCCGTCTGctcattttcctcattttccagGTTTTCAGAGGCACATGCCCTCgactccagctgctgcaggatggtGGGGCAGAACTCCTTGAACTCCTTGTgccccacagcagagccctCACTCAGGTTGTGGATGGCAAAAAGCTCCACGGAGCTGAAgcactgggagagggaagggacaggaagGTGCCTTGAGATTCCCACAGCTCCACAGGGATGTTTAGGGATCCAGGGAGCCCCTCCTTACCCGGGAGAGGTTCAGGGGCTGCTGTGGCGTCTGGGAGAGGTTGGCATGTCCCACTCCCACATCCAGGCGGTTCAGCAGGGCCTTGAGCTGCTTCAGGCTCAAGGTCTGGCTCTCTCCATAGCGCTGGAGCAGATCCTGCAGGAAGGAGGCTGCAGACACTCCTGGGTTGTCCCTGCTCGCCCAGACCTGCGGGcaggggaggaggcagagcagcaggaacaggcagcagctccGGGGGCCCACGCTGGGGATCATGGTGCCTCTGGGATGCTGGGAGAGAACACACAGACTGCTGTTAGCTTTGGCATTCCCAGCGCTCCAACCGCAGCTCCtccaccccacagctcctcctcCACCCCACAGCTCCGTCGGGACACAGAATTCTtcctcagggaaaggggaacGCAGTGCTGAGAGCACTCAGACCCCGAGGGGAGGACTTGTACACAAGACCACTTTTCCCCCACCCTGAGCCACCCCTAATCTCACCGTGGGGGGCTGCCAGGACCCGGCTCCTGGGGGTTCTCCAGCTCCGCAGCGCCTCGGGAccctgggaagagcagcaggtggtgggaagcaggcagggattgtccctctgccagccccaaaTCCAGCTCTTTGTGGGGTGAAGGGTCAcgctccagctcccagccacGTGTGGGTCCCCTCGGTATCACCAGAGCTGGGACACAAATCCCTCCAGGACCTGGATGGCGGCGCTTGGAGAGGACACGGGAGCCCAGGGGCCAGAGGTGGCGTTTTCCTTAGGTTATATTTTAACCAGGATAATTACCATGAACCGAATCCTTCCCAGCTCCAACTGTAGGTGCCTTTATAGTGTTTGCCCTGAGTCAATCCTtgccctctctgctcctttcaTACGCACCGGGAATCAATAAAAGTGGGGTGGCACAAACCCGGGGTGCAaaggaaggggctgggggagaggggagggcacGCCAGGCACGACCTGCACGTCCACTCTGGGAGGCACCcgagaggctggagcagagcctgggctgcCTTCCTGGAAAAACTTCATGGAAAGGTGGACAGCAAGTTTGGGATTCAAAATAACAGTCTGCTGCCTCCGTAAAGGCAACAACAGCCCTCCTGATGCCAGTGCAGGGCTCCAGGCACACGCTGCCTCCTGGTTCCCATTCCCAGGGGTTCCTGGAGCTCccaatcccagccctgggacaccCTGCAGCGCCTGGCCCGTGCTGACAGCTCACAGGCTCTGGGCTCCTCCAGAAACCAGCCCAGGACATTTTTGAAGCCTGGCCAAGCAATTGTTCTGAAAATAACCTGGGGCCAGGATCGTGAGGaaaaggggctgcaggggcacgaGAGGTCCCTGCTCCCCATCCAGGATCCCGCTCCCCATCCAGGATCCCGCTCCCCATCCAGGATCCTGCTCCCCATCCAGGATCCCACTCCCCATCCAGGATCCCACTCCACAGCCAGGACCCCATTCCCCCTCCCAAGGCTCCAACATTCCCACAGGTTTTACCAGCTTACCACCACTTTGTGAGCTTTGTTCTGGGGAGGTTTTAGcctcctcctgccagggctTAGCTCGGATGCTTTGGCTTAACCCCTCTCCTCCCAAAACAGGGGAGGGAGCTCATCCCAAGGGTGCTGactgggggcatctgagggaCCTTTGCCTTTTCAGAGAGCCTGgactcttcctctgcctccctaCCCCAATCCACCCTTTCCAGGTGGGTCCTCCCAGGCTCCACAGGACATCCTGGTGACTGGTGACTTCCACAGGTGCTGGCACACAGCCCACGGTGCCAAAGGTTTGTCCCAGTGGCCACACGTCCCGGGATGGGGGCATTGgctgcccttccctgtcccGGGACAGGGACATtggctgcccttccctgcccgtGCCAGCCGAGTGCTCCCGGTATCCCTGATCCCCCCTGGAGCCATCCCACCGGCCACACACCGATTGTCCCAGGATGGGGCATTGgctgcccttccctgtcccGGGATGGGGGCATTGgctgcccttccctgtcccGGGATGGGGGCATTGgctgcccttccctgtcccGGGATGGGGGCATTGgctgcccttccctgtcccGGGATGGGGACATTGGGTGCCCTTCCCTGTCCCGGGATGGGGACATTGGGTGCCCTTCCCTGTCCCGGGATGGGGACATTGgctgcccttccctgtcccGGGATGGGGACATTGGCTGCCCTTCCCTGTCCGTGCCAGCCGAGCGCTCCCGGTATTCCCGATCCCGCCTGGAGCCATCCCAGGGGCCGCACACCGATTGTCCCGGCCCGTGCCAAGGCACGCAGCCCTCTCCGCTGCCAAAATCGCTCCCAGGGGTTTCTCCCAAAGCCAGGCTGAGCCGGATACACCCGGGAGGCAAAACCGGACCTCAACTTTCCCCCAGCTGCcaaaggcagggcaggaagcGCCGCGAAGGCAGAGCCGGAGCTGCACAGGCTCGCTCCGTTTTAGGGAAAAACGAGGTGGAGGAGCCGcccctgaggaaaaaaagggaccAAACAGGGGCATCCCGAGGGGCTCCGGCCCCCCAAAACCACGCCAAGCTCAGGGCAAAGCAGGAGGGTGCCAAACACACCCATCCATCCCGCACCCCGGGATAACGCGGGCGCAGCGAACACCCCAAGAACGCAACGCAGCCCTTCGTCATCGCACCCGCCGAGCTCCCCAACCTCCTGCCCGCCGCCTTCAAGGGCGTCCTCCCGCCGGGATCCGCTCCCGGAGCCCGGAGTCAGCGCCTGACCTACTTTATGTCCCGCcgggatggggcacagggacaaaCCGCAGCCCCGGGAAGGGAGGGATGCCCGGCCGGGATGTGCCCGGGAGCGATGCCTGGGCAGCCACGACAGCGCAGCGGAGCTCCGAAGGCCACGCAAATCCTTCCCATGGCCCTGGGCTTCACTTCCCAGAGATCATCGATCCCTCCTGCAATCCACCGACGGGAATAAGAACCGCTGGCAATGCCATGACCCGAGCGACGTCAGCCTCGCGCCAGCGCTTCCCGAAATCCCGCTGGAAAGGAGGGGGGGTTCCGGGGGCTCCCAAAAACCCCACCGGGATGAATCCCATTCCTGAGCTTTTCCCGGAGCAAACGCTGCTCCACGTGTCCCGCGGCCAGGAGCGTTTCCAGGAGGGTTTCCATGCCCTGGGGCACGTCccgggggcaggaggggccacATTGCCAGGTCATGGACCACCCCCTGCTCCCCTGGAGCCTCCGCAGGGTCTTGTTTCCCCGCGATTCCCTCCCGCAGGCCCCGAGGTTGGCAGCAAACAGGGATGTATCCCGGTTATCCCACGCCACTGGACCCCAGAGTCCTGCCCAGTGCCCTccgtgctggagctgctgcccccagtccctgcctcatcccatcccagtccGCTCCTCCGGCCCCGCCAGACCCACAGCAGGGTCCTGCGTCCCAAAAATTGGGTCCTGCCTCCCAAAATTGGGTCCTGCGTCCCAAAAATTGGGTCCTGCGTCCCAAAAATTGGGTCCCGCCTCCCAAAATTGGGTCCCGCACCCCATAACACGCTCCTGCATCACAGAGCCCACCTCCACCTGccccaggctccccaggcagCTCCAAAGCGGCCCCCACAGGACTATCCACAGGGCCTAGACCCGCTCCTGGACCCCCAACCCGCTCcctccagcctgccctgcatccctccctgcATCCCGCAGGGAtcctctgccccatccccatccccatccgGGGCTCGGGGCCGGCCCAGCGCGCTCCCCCGCGGGCCCCGCCGCCTTCCCCGCGGTGCCGCGGCCCCGCAGCCGGTTCCTCTGCCCATCCCATCGTATCCCGGCCCATCCCGGTCTATCCCGGTCCATTCCCGGCCCATCCCGGTCCTACctccgctcccgccgccgctcgCCGGGGCCGCGCAGGGCGCACGCTCAGCCCGCGGGCACGGGGAGCGCTCCCATTGGCTGAGGGCGCCGCGGGACACGCCCCCTCCGCGGGCATGGCCACGCCCCCCGCGCCTGCCCCACGCCCGGACCCCCCAAAAACTCCCCAAAATCCACCCCGGGACCCCccaaaaacacccccaaatccaCTCCGGAACACCCCAAAAAACTCCCCAAATCCACCCTGGAACCCCCAAAATCCACCTCtggaccccccccaaaaaaaccaccacgggaccccccaaaaccccacccTGGAACCCCTAAAAAACTCCCCAAAGTCCACCCGGAACCCCCCAGATTCACTCCGGGACCCCCAAAACCTCCCCATATCCcccccccaggaacccccaaaactccccaaaaTCCACCCCGGGACCCCCCACCCTGTGATCCCCCAAaaacccaccttgggaccccccaaaaccccacccTGGGACCCCTAAAAAAACCGAAAATCcaccctgggacccccaaacacTCCCCAAAATCCACACCGGGACCCTCAAAGTTCCACCTCTggacccccccaaaaaacccaccttgggacccccaaaacccacTCCAGGACCTCCCAAAACCACAGCTTGGAGCCCCCTAAAAACTCCCCAAAGTCCACCCTGGGACCCCTCCAAAAACTCCCCCAAAGTTcaccccaggacaccccaaaacTTCCCAAAATCCAGCCCGGGACTTCCCAAAATCCACTCCGGGACCCCCAAAGATCCACCTCTggagcccccaaacccccactCTGGGACTCCTAAAAAACTCCCCAAAGTCCACCCCGGGACCCCCTGAAActccccaaatccaccccaggACACCCAAAACTCCCCAATTCCCCCCCAGGAACCCTCAAAAACCCACCCCGGGATCCCCCCACCCTGTGAACCCCCAAAAACCCACCTCGGGaccccccaaagacccccaaaccccacctcGTGACCCCCCAAAATCCACCCTGGGACTCCCAAAGACCCACCTCTGGACCTCTCCCCAAACCCACCATGGGACCCCCCAAAAACCCACCCCAGAACCCcctaaaaacccccaaaacccaccCCATGACCCCCCAGAAACCTATTCCAGGACATCTTAAACCTCCCCCAAAAATCTACTCTGGGATCCCCCAAAACCCACCCCGGGACCCCCCAAAGAACTGATATGGGAGTTTGTCTGAGCCCCCAAATCCTGGTCCAGGACATCTTAAACCCTCCCAAAACCCCACTCTGGGACTGCCCAGAAACTCCTGGGGACATAAAAAGCTGCTGGGGGGaggccagggaagggcagggaccCCCATCCTGTCCCCCCAACTTTGGTTCAGCCCCCCCCCCAGAGCCAAGTTTTGCTCCCAAATCCCAACCCAGGCTGGGCCAGGGTTGCCAAAGTCCGCCAGGACCGGCAAACAAACAGGGATAAAGGGGTGAATGATTAACCCGGGGCAGAGGgtgacagccctgctgtgaccccccctctgtgtcccccctcCATCCTGGGATCCCTTGGGAATGAGGGGGAATGACCCACTCCTgtcacccacccacccaccccaagAGGGAGGAGCTGCCAGCAAGAGTTTTATTGAAATGAACCAAAACCTGGttacagcaaagagaaaaaggaaagaattgcAACTTTCTGGTGTTtaaaagggaggggagagggtgggAGGAGGGTCCTGCTGgacccccagctctgggggggATGTACAAGGAGGGGTTTGGGGCACTGAGGCAACTGTTTTGGGGGTGATTTAGGGTGGATTTTTGGGGTCTTACAGCCATTAAAGCCCTCAAAGATCTCAAACACCTCCTGActaaggcaaaaaaacccacctgaaCCAGGTGAGAACTCCAAGTTTCCCCTTGGGATAACAACCTGAATCCACAAAGAATTCTCCTTGAGGAGCCAGTGACTCTTCAAGGACTGGAGAACCAGCCAAACTGGGGCTGATTTGTTCACCAGGAGTGCCTGAAACCTCCATGGAAACACAAGAAACCAAGGGGAAATAAATCCCCAAATCTTTGGGAATTCCATCAGCACCGGCACAGGGatgagctgtgggagcagcagcacctttggGGCTCATTAACTCAACCCCCTTTACTGGGAGGACTGGAAACCACTGGGATATTCCTTTGGGTTCATCCCCATGGAGATAAACCCCAGGAGGaacccacagctctgggacacTTCCCAGCATCCTTGAAACCaaaaaataacaggaataaATTAACACCAAACCAGGGAATTACAGAAGATTCCCCCCAGACTGGTGGCTGGGGGGCAGAATTCCAGGTCCAATCCCAGTTTCCCTGTCCAAGCAATGCTAAAGGAAGAAGAGCTTCTCGctcaggtgggcactgggctcTTGGTGCAGGATCTGTCCTGCCAGGAATGCCAACCTGTGGGCATATTTACAGGGAGCAGGGATACGGATGGTGCCCGTCCAGTTCCAGTACAGGTGGCACAGCTTGAAGGTCAACCTGGAGATGGGGAGAAAAAGGGGGGTTGGTGATTCCCAGGGGGATGGATTTGCTCCCCAGAGGCCCAGCCTGCTCCCACACTGGTGTTTCTTCCCACTGCAGGAAGCAAAGGTTGGGCCACCCCGGGGTGACACAGtgccctctgtcccctctgccagcagagggatgggatgggatgggatctgcCTCCTGTCCCTCATCCACGTCCTCCCAGTTCACCCAGCAGGCTCAGCCCAGtacctgcagagggacctgctgccctccctgccagccccagggggGCTGATTTACCCCCAAATCCCAAATCTGGGGGGTCCTCACACTGCAACAAGGCTGGTCTTCCCTCTGCAGGATATTGGGGTGCTCTGGGAGACCTGTCCTTCCTTCTGCAGGATATTGGGGTGCTCTGGGAGACCTG is a window from the Pithys albifrons albifrons isolate INPA30051 chromosome 29, PitAlb_v1, whole genome shotgun sequence genome containing:
- the SLC39A14 gene encoding metal cation symporter ZIP14 isoform X3 — translated: MIPSVGPRSCCLFLLLCLLPCPQVWASRDNPGVSAASFLQDLLQRYGESQTLSLKQLKALLNRLDVGVGHANLSQTPQQPLNLSRCFSSVELFAIHNLSEGSAVGHKEFKEFCPTILQQLESRACASENLENEENEQTEEGRPSSAEVWGYGFLCVSVISLCSLVGASVVPFMKKTFYKRLLLYFIALAIGTLYSNALFQLIPEAFGFNPQEDYYVSKSAVVFGGFYLFFFTEKVLKMLLKQKDQHHHGHSHYGPEALPSKKDHEEGVTEKLQNGDLDHMIPHITSELECKPPSGDEKAVVGSLSVQDLQASQSACYWLKEVRYSDIGTLAWMITLSDGLHNFIDGLAIGASFTVSVFQGISTSVAILCEEFPHELGDFVILLNAGMTIRQALFFNFISACCCYVGLAFGIVAGSHFSANWIFALAGGMFLYIALADMFPEMNEVSREDEQNGSALITFAIQNAGLLTGFTIMVLLTMYSGQIQIG
- the SLC39A14 gene encoding metal cation symporter ZIP14 isoform X1 produces the protein MGRICVAFGAPLRCRGCPGIAPGHIPAGHPSLPGAAVCPCAPSRRDIKVPRRCGAGEPPGAGSWQPPTHPRGTMIPSVGPRSCCLFLLLCLLPCPQVWASRDNPGVSAASFLQDLLQRYGESQTLSLKQLKALLNRLDVGVGHANLSQTPQQPLNLSRCFSSVELFAIHNLSEGSAVGHKEFKEFCPTILQQLESRACASENLENEENEQTEEGRPSSAEVWGYGFLCVSVISLCSLVGASVVPFMKKTFYKRLLLYFIALAIGTLYSNALFQLIPEAFGFNPQEDYYVSKSAVVFGGFYLFFFTEKVLKMLLKQKDQHHHGHSHYGPEALPSKKDHEEGVTEKLQNGDLDHMIPHITSELECKPPSGDEKAVVGSLSVQDLQASQSACYWLKEVRYSDIGTLAWMITLSDGLHNFIDGLAIGASFTVSVFQGISTSVAILCEEFPHELGDFVILLNAGMTIRQALFFNFISACCCYVGLAFGIVAGSHFSANWIFALAGGMFLYIALADMFPEMNEVSREDEQNGSALITFAIQNAGLLTGFTIMVLLTMYSGQIQIG
- the SLC39A14 gene encoding metal cation symporter ZIP14 isoform X2, producing MGRICVAFGAPLRCRGCPGIAPGHIPAGHPSLPGAAVCPCAPSRRDIKVPRRCGAGEPPGAGSWQPPTHPRGTMIPSVGPRSCCLFLLLCLLPCPQVWASRDNPGVSAASFLQDLLQRYGESQTLSLKQLKALLNRLDVGVGHANLSQTPQQPLNLSRCFSSVELFAIHNLSEGSAVGHKEFKEFCPTILQQLESRACASENLENEENEQTEEGRPSSAEVWGFGFLSVSMINVASLLGVLIVPCSAKAFFRRVLTFFIALSIGTLLSNALLQLIPEAFGFNPQEDYYVSKSAVVFGGFYLFFFTEKVLKMLLKQKDQHHHGHSHYGPEALPSKKDHEEGVTEKLQNGDLDHMIPHITSELECKPPSGDEKAVVGSLSVQDLQASQSACYWLKEVRYSDIGTLAWMITLSDGLHNFIDGLAIGASFTVSVFQGISTSVAILCEEFPHELGDFVILLNAGMTIRQALFFNFISACCCYVGLAFGIVAGSHFSANWIFALAGGMFLYIALADMFPEMNEVSREDEQNGSALITFAIQNAGLLTGFTIMVLLTMYSGQIQIG